CCTGCCCGGACGGCGGTTCCCCCGCCGCCGCGGTGCCGTGGCCGCCCGCGGCGTGCTCCCGGGCCCGCTTGTCCTCGTCGGAGCGGATGCGCTCGGCCGCCCGCTCGATCTCCAGCCGCTGCCACCGCCGCCGCTGCCGCCGGGTCATCCGCGCGGGCCACATCTCCTGCAACGCGCTGTTGAAGTACGCGCCGAGCGTGATCGCCAACCCGATGAAGAACGCGAACAGCAGGAACGCGATCGGCGTGGCCAGCGCGCCGTAGGTGTAGCCGGTGGTGGTGATCCACCGGATGTAGAGCCGCAGGCCGATCGACGACAGCAGGAACACCGCCATCGCCAGCACGGCGCCGGGCACGAGCCGGTGCCACGGCAGCTTGTTGGGCAGCGCCACCTTGTAGAGCGTGGCCAGCGCCAGCACCAGCAGCACCCCGATGGTCGGGTAGTAGAACGCGCTCAGCCAGCCCGCGACCGTCGGCTCCCACGCGTCGGGCAGCAGCCGCGCCAGCACCTCCGGGCCCAGCGCCAGCACCGGCAGGCCGATGATCAGCAGCACCAGGCTGGCCATGTAGAGCAGCAGCGCGAAGATCCGCTGCCACACCTCGTTGCGCACCCCGTACTGGTCGTGCGCGGCCGTGATGGCGTCCACGAACGACGACATGGCCGACGAGCCCGCCCACAGCGAGATCAGGAAGCCGACCGAGACGATCTCGCCCTTGCCGGTGGTCAGGATCTGGTCGACGGTGGGCGCGATCACCTCGTTGACCACGTCCGAGCTGAAGATCGTCCGGCAGGTGGAGATGATCCGGTCCTTGACCGCGGCCACCACCTCGGGCCCCAGCCAGTCGCCGACGTAGCCCATGCTGCCGAGCAGGCCCAGCAGCAGCGGCGGGAACGACAGCGTCTGCCAGAACGCCGCCTCGGCCGACTCGGAGAAGATGCTCCCGGCCCACGCCTTGGACCACGTGCGCGCCAACAGGCGCAGGGGTCCCTTCCGACCCGTGCGGCGCGCTCCGTCGACCCTGGGCGAAACCATCGCGAGGTCAAGCATGGTGCATCGCGGCCGATTCCGCGGCACCGGAGCGCGTGTCCCGGCGCGAAACCCCGCGCGCGCCGGCAGCGGGTAGGCTGTCCCTGCCCTCGAC
This portion of the Saccharothrix syringae genome encodes:
- a CDS encoding YihY/virulence factor BrkB family protein, which produces MLDLAMVSPRVDGARRTGRKGPLRLLARTWSKAWAGSIFSESAEAAFWQTLSFPPLLLGLLGSMGYVGDWLGPEVVAAVKDRIISTCRTIFSSDVVNEVIAPTVDQILTTGKGEIVSVGFLISLWAGSSAMSSFVDAITAAHDQYGVRNEVWQRIFALLLYMASLVLLIIGLPVLALGPEVLARLLPDAWEPTVAGWLSAFYYPTIGVLLVLALATLYKVALPNKLPWHRLVPGAVLAMAVFLLSSIGLRLYIRWITTTGYTYGALATPIAFLLFAFFIGLAITLGAYFNSALQEMWPARMTRRQRRRWQRLEIERAAERIRSDEDKRAREHAAGGHGTAAAGEPPSGQAPSGREPVGPEAQASGAQASGAQERQGGAAAQQPREDPPSVRRGPGLAG